CCTTCAACCAGGCGACGACACTGATCAACAAGCATGGCGACAAGCTGGCTGGCCTGTTCGGCATGACATCGGTCGCGACACCTGCTTCGGCGGAAGCCGTGACCAAGGCCAAGCTCTGCGGCAAGGTCGCGGTGGTTGGCCTCGCCACGCCCAACGCGATGAAGCCGTATGTCAACGCGGACTGCGTCAAGTCGGTCGTGCTGTGGAATCCGGTCGATCTCGGCTATGCCGCGACCTACGTGATGCGTGCCGTCGTCGACGGCAGCCTGAAGCCCGGCGCGACCTCGGTGGACGCGGGCAAGCTCGGCAAGCTGACCGTGGTGAATGGCAGCGAGATCCTGCTTGGCTCACCCTTCGTCTTCACGAAGCAGAACATCAAGGACTTCGATTTCTGATTTGGACTCGTCGCCCGGCCGCAGAACACGGCCGGGCGACACACTTCTGGCACTCGTTGTCGTTGCCGTGAAGCCGGCCATGAGTCGGTGGTGAGTTGCTTGTCGAGATAATCTGCCTTGAGCTTGACCATGAGCCAGACGGTCGCAGTCCTTGACATCGGCAAGACCAACGTAAAGCTTGCCTTGTTCGACGACGGCCGACTTCTCTGGGAAAAGTCGGCACCCAACCACGTTCTGCCGAGCCCGCCCTATCCGCACGAAGATGTTGAGAGCGCGTGGAACTTCTTCCTCGATGCGCTTCGTGAGGCCGCACGCACGCATCGGATCAGTGCGATCGTTCCAACCGCACATGGCGCTGCCGGCGCTTTGATCAGCGAGAGCGAACTCGCCGCGCCGGTCATGGACTACGAATTCACCGGCGTAGAAGTGATCGAGCCCGACTATGCCAGGCTACGGCCGCCTTTCTCGGAGAGCCTGTCGCCGAAATTACCGGCCGGCCTTAATCTCGGCCGGCAGCTCGCCTATCAGAAGTGGCGTTGTCCGGACCTCTTCGCCAAAGCGAGGTATTTCGTTGGCTATCCGCAATATTGGACCTGGCGCCTGGCTGGCGCCGCTGTCTCTGAAGTCACTACCCTCGGCGCCCATACTGATCTCTGGGCGCCGCGGCAGGGTCAGGTCTCGAGCCTCGTCAAAGCGCTCGGCGTCGACCACCTGCTGCCGCCATTGCGGCGCGCCTTCAATCCGCTTGGTCCGATTAAGGGCGAAATCGCCGCCGTAACTGGACTTGCGCCCGAAACGCAAGTCTTCTGCGGTATCCACGATTCCAATGCTTCGCTTCTGCCCTACCTCGTCTCGCGCCAGGCGCCGTTCACCGTGTTGTCGACCGGCACCTGGGTGATCCTGATGTGCGTGGGCCTTTCGCTCGATCAGCTCGATCCTCGCGACGACACGCTCGCCAACGTCGACGCGCTGGGCCGACCCATCGCCTGCGGACGCTTCATGGGCGGACGCGAATACGCCGCCATCGCGGGTGGCGGCGGCAATCCCGATCTTGACGCGATCGAGCGCGTCATCGCCTCGGGCGCGATTGCCCTACCCTGCTTCTGCGGCCATGGCGGACCTTATGCGACGACCAAAGGCGTGATCCGCGGCGAAGTCGCCGCGTGCGATCGAACCGCGCTTGCAACGCTCTATTGCGCTCTGGTCAGCGATCTGATGCTGACGCGCATGGGAGCAGCCAGCGGCGATCTCATCGTGGAGGGTACCTTCGCCGGCAATCTTCCCTTCTGTCAGACGCTCGGCGCGTTACGACAGACGCAGCGCGTCTTTGCGGCGGAAGACGCCGCAGGCACGGCACGCGGCGCCGCAATGCTTGCGCAATGGCCGCCCCCCTACCCCATCGCGGCGCCGACGCCCATCCCCATAGCCCCGATCGCCGGCCTAGCCGCGTATCGTGACGCTTGGACGGCACAGATCGGCCTGATCGGTCGTTGACCCGATCGCCGCTTGACCTCTCGTGCCCTGATCTTCGCTATCTACTCTCACTTTTGCCGGAACGCCTGGTTGAACGACATCGCGAGCGGCCCGACGATGTATTCAAAAGCTGTTCGCTGCACGGTTGGAACCATCACGGTCGCAGGCATCCCGGGATAGAGCCGGATGTTGGGCATGGCCGCTAGCTCCTCCTGATCGATGCGAACGAATGCCGAGTAGTAGGGGTTGTTGGTCTTGGGATCGGTCAAGCGGTCAGCCGAGACCTGAATGACATCGCCATGAATGATCGGCACGATGCGCTGCTTATAGGCGGTAAGGTGCACCTCGGCGCGAGTGTTCGGATGCACGTCACTGATATCTTCCACGGAAACCTGCGCCTCAATCGTGAGTGAATCCTCATCCGGCACGATGTCCAGGATCTTGTCGCCGCGCTGGATCACGCCTCCCACCGAGAACACGTTGAGTCCCACCACCCGGCCGCTATATGGCGCGCGAATTTCCATACGGCTCAACACGGCCTTGGCGCTCAGCGCCTTCGGGATCACCTCCAACAGTTTGGCCTGGGTATCGCGCAGATCCTTGGTGACGTCGGTCATTCGATCGTTGTCGAGTTGGGCAGTCTGCTGCTCCTGCTCGGCAATCGCCTGCCGGGCCTTGGCGATATTGGCATTCGTATCGGCGATCTGGCCTTCCAGACCGTAAGCGGTGCGCTCAAGCTGCAGAATACGCGGACGTGCGATCAGGCCGCGTTCGACGAGTGGCGCAATGTCCCTTGCCTCATTGCGGACGGATTCGATCTGATCCGTAAACGATTTGACCTGCGCATTCGCTCCAACGATTTGGGAGCCAAGCTGATTGATCTTTTCCCTGATCACACTTCGCTGGCCGTCGAGCGCCTTCCAACGACTTTCGAACTGGCTGACCTGGCCATTCCAGACACTCTTCAGGTACGGGTCCTCGGACCGAGCCCTGAGATCGTTCGGCATCACCAGCTCAGATCCGTGATCGAGCTCAGTCAATAACCGCGCCTCGGTTGCGCGAAGCACGACATATTGCTGGCTAAGCACGTCGTACTCGGCGCGAGCCTGAGTCTCGTCGAGCACGATCAACAAGTCGCCGGCGAGCACCCGCTCGCCTTCCCTGACGTGCAGTTCCTTGACGATGCCCCCATCGAGGTGCTGGACGCTCTTGCGGTTGCCGTCGACCTTGACGACCGCGTTGGCGACCACCGCGCCGTTGAGCGGCGCGGTTACTGCCCAGGTTCCGATCCCGCCGAAAAATAGCGCGATGATCAGCCATCCTGCGGCGGCAACGTGGCGGATGGAGTCGTTCGGCATGCTGCCCCTCGTCACACCGATTGTCCGGTTCGGGACCGAAATTCCACGTCTCGATCGATTTGCATCATCCAGCACCGTCATCTGACTCTTCCTAGCTGGCGGCTCCCTGGACCGCATGGACCGGCACGGGCCGTGTTAGCCGGGCCAGAATCTCGCTGCGCGGTCCGAACATCTCTGCTACGCCTTCGCGTAACACCAATAGCTTGTCGACCACGCCGATGGTGACGGGCCGATGGGAAATGATGATCACCGTTGTTCCACGCTTCTTCAGCTCCATAATGCAGTCGGCAAGCGCAGCATCGCCCTCCGCATCGAGATTGGAGCTCGGCTCATCGAGGACAACGAGGCTCGGATTGCCGTAGACGGCGCGGGCGAGGCCAATGCGCTGTCGATAGCCGCCCGACAGGATCGCACCTCCCTCCCCGACTTGGGTTTCGTAACCTCGGGGAAGCCGCACAATCATCTCGTGCACCCCGGCAACGCGCGCCGCCTGGATGATGTCGTGGTCCTCACCGTCGTTGAAACGACAGATATTGGCAGCGACGGTATCGGCGAACAGCTCGATGTCCTGCGGCAAGTAGCCAAGATACTGACCGAGCGACGATTGGATCCAGGTCGAGACATCGGAGCCATCAAGGCGAACGGCCCCTGCCGATGGCGCCTGCACACCCACGATATGACGCGCCAGCGTGGACTTTCCGGCGCCGGAGGGACCGATGATGCCGAGCACCTCACCCGGCTCGATCCGGAACGTGACGCCACGCAGAACCGGCTTTGGTGAGCCCGGAGGAGCATAGGATAGCGCTTCGACCGAAATGCGACCTTCAGGTCGCGGCAACGTCAGTCCGGCTTCATATTGCAGATTGACGTGCAACAGCTCGCGCACGCGCAGGAAAGCGCCGCGGGCGGCGACCAAACTGCGCCACGATCCAACGATCTGCTCCACCGGCTGCAACGCGCGGCCAAGCAGGATGCTGGCGGCAAACATCGCGCCGGCGGTCGTCAGCCGCTCGATCACCAGATATGCGCCAAGACCGAGGATCAGAGACTGCATCGAAAGCCTCAGGAAACGGATCAGGCTCTGCATCGTGGCCGCTCGATCGCTTGCCGTGACCTGGCGCTCGAGCATCCGGTTGCGGTCACGGCTCCAGCGCCGCAACAAACCAGCGGTCATCCCCATCGCGCGTACCACTTCGGTATTGCGCAGGCTCATCTCCGTGAAGCCGTAGTTGCGGCTGGCTGCGTCATTGGCCTCCGAGAGCGGCGGCTTGACAATCCATTCATTGAGAAAAGCCGTCGCGATCAGAAGGACCGAGCTCGCCAGCGCAAACGCGCCCAGAAATGGGTGCAGACAAAAAATCACCGCAATATAGATCGGCGCCCATGGAACATCGAAGATAGCATGAATGCCGGTGCCGGTGATGAACTGGCGGAAGCTGTCGAAGTCACGCAGCAACTGACTGCGTGCTCCACCGATCTTTGCCGAACGATCGACGATGGCGGTCATGACTCGCGGGGCAATCCTTCGGTCGAGCCGGAGGCTCGTGCGCGTCAGCACGCGCGCGCGCACGGCATCGAGACCCGCAAGCGCGGCAAATGCCAGCAACAGTGCGATCGTGAGCATGAGCAGGGTGATCTCGCTGGAGCTCGAGATGACGCGGTCATAGACCTGCAACATATAGAGCGGACCGGCCAGGTAGAGCAGGTTGATGGCCAGGCTAAAGATGGCGGCGGTGACAAAGTGGCCTTGGGATTCCCGAAGGAGTTTCCCGAACTCGTCTGCTCTTTTACCCACGGTACTCACGCTCGCGACCTCGATGAGACAGAACGAAATCCACCCCCGGCGTACGCCGGTCGGGCCGCTCAGGCGATATGGTGTGGGTCATAGCTGATCACCGTTCCGTTCGTCATGTCGGCCTTCTCGGTAAAGCCGGTCGGATCATATTGCCCAAGCAGGACGATACTCGCCGTCTGCGCTCCGTCCGATACCGTCAATGTGCCACCGGTCCCCGCCTGGTTCTCAGTGAAGTTCACAGTCGTGCCGGCGCTGAAGCCAATCCCCTTGAGGTCGATGTCATCGTTGGCACCGAGACCGCTCACCGTGCCCGTAAAGTGAAAGACATCGTCCAGGATCAAGTGACCGGATGCGCCCACGTCGAAGGTGGTGTTCGCCGTCGAGTCCGCACTGAACTCGATCGTGCCAGCTCCGCTGATCAGGGCCGTGCCGCTGCCGGTCACCGCGCCCTCAGCCATTACCGCGCCGCCATTGGCCCAGATGAGCCCATTGTTCGCGACGCCGCTCCCGAGGACGAGCCCGCCGGCGCCGGTCGCCTCCAGCGTACCGGCATTGGCAATCACATTCGAGCCGGTGTCGAGCACCAAGGCATGGACGCCGGTGGCGATGATGCTGCCCTCGTTGCTCAGCGTCAGGTCGCCCTGCCCCAACTGACCGGCACCGGAGATCACGTTGTCGACATTGTCGAGCGTCACATTCGGTGCCGTGCCGGCGATGATGTTGTGGTCATCGTCCGACATGATCACCTGGCCGCCGCCGTTGAGCGTGATGCCGGTCTGGATCAGCTGCAGTAGCGTGTCGTCGCCGGAGGCCTGTAGGTCGATCTCGCCGGTGTTGTGGATGATGCCCGACAGCGGCAGCATCGCGCCGTCGCCGATGGTCATTGGACCCGGGTTTTCCGTGGTGGGCGTCACGTCGAACTCGAAGTTCGCCGCGCTCAGGTCCGCCGCATGCACGCCGTCGAGCGTGATGGTTTGGCCGTCGGTCAGCGTGATCACCGCGTTGCCGTTGGCGTCGTCAGCGGTGTGGGCTTGGACGTCCGCGAAGCTCTGCCAGCCGTAGCTGATCAGGTCGATCACGTCGGACGACACCTCAAAGCTGTGTACGATGTCATTGCCGATCGGCTGCGAGAACACGAACAGATCATGTCCGCTCGAGGCCGTCAGCGTGTCATCACCTGAAAGGGCGAAAATCGGATTATCACTCCGGTAAACTTCAACATTACTTTCAAGCGCTAATGCTCCGGTACTTCCATCCGCATTAGTCCAAGTCTCGTTGACATTAAAAACTTGCGCGCCAGCAAAATCTCTAGGCGCGACGACCGAGAGCGTTGCGATGTCGCCATTCTTGACAAGCCAACTACCGTTTCCGAGATCAGTACCTTCATTGATTGTCCAGCCAGCGGGGAGATTCGAAATGGTTAGGTCGATAGTCGCGCTATGATCGTCCGACGGATAAGGCAGACCGAGGTTGATCGGCTCCCCAGCGATGCCCGAGGGTCCAGATCCAATTTTTATTTGGACCGAATCAACGTCTTGTTGCGCCCCTCCTGACCCCGAGTTTCCGTTATCATTTGTGGTGATAGTCAGGGTCACGGTAGTATCAGACCCGTTTGGATGGTTATACGTCAATCCATTCAAGGCGGCGTTGATATCCGCGATTGTCCCCGTGAAAGTCATAGTTGCGTCTGAAGTTCCATCTCCGGTCGAGAATGTTAGATTGGTTGTTTGGTGCAATGTTAGCGACCCGAATACCGGAGATAAGGATAGAGTCACCGTTTCTTTATGCGTGCCGTTTCCGCCGTTAACATCGGCATCGCTGATGGAGATGGCGTTGCCGTTTGCAGTCGAGAAGACGACACTGCTGTTGTTTTTGCCGATCGATTGAAGCCCAGGGACGGTATTAACGGGAGCGTCGTTCACGGCCGTGATATTGATGGTCGAGGAGGCGCTGCCCGTTAGTGATCCACCCGTCCCGGTGTTGCCGTTGTCGTTGATCGTCAGCGACAGCGTGGTCGACCCGCTCGGGGTGTCCGTATTGTCCGTATAGCTCAGCGTGCTGGTGCTGGCCGTGCCGCTGCCCAGGAACGAATTGATCTGCGCCAGCGTGCCGGAGATCGTCAGCGACGAGCTGCCGCTGCCCAAGACCGTGGCGCCGCTGTTGCCGGCGGTCGCCGTCAACGTACCCTCGCCGACCGACAACGTCAGGGTTTCGCTGCCGCTGCCGCCGTCGACATCGCTGACCAAAAGGCTGGCACTCTTCAGCGAGACCGCTACCTGCTCGGTCGCACTGTAGCTCGCCGGCGCAGCCGCCGTCGGCGCGTCGTTCACCGCCGTGATATTGATGGTCGAGGAGGCGCTGCCCGTCTTCGCCCCGCCCGTCCCGGTGTTGCCGTTGTCGTTGATCGACAGCGACAGCGTGGTCGACGCACTCGGGGTGTCCGTATTGTCCGTATAGCTCAGCGTGCTGGTGCTGGCCGTGCCGCTGCCCAGGAACGAGTTGATCTGCGCCAGCGTGCCGGAGATCGTCAGCGACGAGCTGCCGCTGCCCAAGACCGTGGCGCCGCTGTTGCCGGCGGTCGCCGTCAACGTACCCTCGCCGACCGACAACGTCAGGGTTTCGCTGCCGCTGCCGCCGTCGACATCGCTGACCAAAAGGCTGGCACTCTTCAGCGAGACCGCTACCTGCTCGGTCGCACTGTAGCTCGCCGGCGCAGCCGCCGTCGGCGCGTCGTTCACCGCCGTGATATTGATGGTCGAGGAGGCGCTGCCCGTCTTCGCCCCGCCCGTCCCGGTGTTGCCGTTGTCGTTGATCGACAGCGACAGCGTGGTCGACCCGCTCGGGGTGTCCGTATTGTCCGTATAGCTCAGCGTGCTGGTGCTGGCCGTGCCGCTGCCCAGGAACGAGTTGATCTGCGCCAGCGTGCCGGAGATCGTCAGCGACGAGCTGCCGCTGCCCAAGACCGTGGCGCCGCTGTTGCCGGCGGTCGCCGTCAACGTACCCTCGCCGACCGACAACGTCAGGGTTTCGCTGCCGCTGCCGCCGTCGACATCGCTGACCAAAAGGCTGGCACTCTTCAGCGAGACCGCTACCTGCTCGGTCGCACTGTAGCTCGCCGGCGCAGCCGCCGTCGGCGCGTCGTTCACCGCCGTGATATTGATGGTCGAGGAGGCGCTGCCCGTCTTCGCCCCGCCCGTCCCGGTGTTGCCGTTGTCGTTGATCGACAGCGACAGCGTGGTCGACCCGCTCGGGGTGTCCGTATTGTCCGTATAGCTCAGCGTGCTGGTGCTGGCCGTGCCGCTGCCCAGGAACGAGTTGATCTGCGCCAGCGTGCCGGAGATCGTCAGCGACGAGCTGCCGCTGCCCAAGACCGTGGCGCCGCTGTTGCCGGCGGTCGCCGTCAACGTACCCTCGCCGACCGACAACGTCAGGGTTTCGCTGCCGCTGCCGCCGTCGACATCGCTGACCAAAAGGCTGGCACTCTTCAGCGAGACCGCTACCTGCTCGGTCGCACTGTAGCTCGCCGGCGCAGCCGCCGTCGGCGCGTCGTTGACCGCCGTGATGTTGATGGTCGAGGAGGCGCTGCCCGTCTTCGCCCCGCCCGTCCCGGTGTTGCCGTTGTCGTTGATCGACAGCGACAGCGTGGTCGACCCGCTCGGGGTGTCCGTATTGTCCGTATAGCTCAGCGTGCTGGTGCTGGCCGTGCCGCTGCCCAGGAACGAGTTGATCTGCGCCAGCGTGCCGGAGATCGTCAGCGACGAGCTGCCGCTGCCCAAGACCGTGGCGCCGCTGTTGCCGGCGGTCGCCGTCAACGTACCCTCGCCGACCGACAACGTCAGGGTTTCGCTGCCGCTGCCGCCGTCGACATCGCTGACCAAAAGGCTGGCACTCTTCAGCGAGACCGCTACCTGCTCGGTCGCACTGTAGCTCGCCGGCGCAGCCGCCGTCGGCGCGTCGTTGACCGGGGTAACGGTTACAGTCGATGTCACAATGTTGCTGGCGTGGTTTGCCGACTGGCCGTCGTCAACCTGGTAGCTGATGGTACGGGTCGCCCCCGACGGGTTATCGCTCGAGTTGAAGTACGTCACCGAGTCCAGCGCCGCCTGATATTGGGCCACGGTCGCAGTACCGCTCAGTGTCAGCACACCGGTAACCTCGTTGTAGCTGCCGGTGATGCCGTTCTGATTAGTGAAGCCAAGTACGTCCTCGCCCGAGGCGAAGTTACCCGTAATCGAGACGGTTGCGCCGGTCAGGTTTGCGCTATCAACATCCGACAGCGTCAGCGCGATATCGATCGGCGTTGCCGCCTGGTTTTCTGTGTAGGACAGCGAGCCGCCATTGGCATTGACCACGGCGGCGTCGTTGGTGCCGGTGATGGTGATGGTGACGAGCTGCGCGGTGCCGTCGGCGGTCTTGACCGTGAACGTGTCGGTCAGCTGCTGGCCGTCGTTGAGCGCCTGGACGGCGCTGTTGGAATTGTCGAGCGCGTAGCTCCAGTGGCCGGAGGCATCGACCGTGTAGGTGCCGTAGTTGTGGTCGCCCGCCGTCGGCGCGGCAACCGCCTGGAAGCTGTTGGCGGCGTTGTCGACGTCGGTGTCGGTCAGCGTGCCGGTCGCGGTCGGCGTCCCGGCGGTGCCATTGTTGACGCCGCCGGCTTCGATGACGGCGCCGGTGATGTCGCCGGAAACCACGGCGGCGTCGTTGGTGCCGGTGATGGTGATGGTGACGAGCTGCGCGGTGCCGTCGGCGGTCTTGACCGTGAACGTGTCGGTCAGCTGCTGGCCGTCGTTGAGCGCCTGGACGGCGCTGTTGGAATTGTCGAGCGCGTAGCTCCAGTGGCCGGAGGCATCGACCGTGTAGGTGCCGTAGTTGTGGTCGCCCGCCGTCGGCGCGGCAACCGCCTGGAAGCTGTTGGCGGCGTTGTCGACGTCGGTGTCGGTCAGCGTGCCGGTCGCGGTCGGCGTCCCGGCGGTGCCATTGTTGACGCCGCCGGCTTCGATGACGGCGCCGGTGATGTCGCCGGAAACCACGGCGGCGTCGTTGGTGCCGGTGATGGTGATGGTGACGAGCTGCGCGGTGCCGTCGGCGGTCTTGACCGTGAACGTGTCGGTCAGCTGCTGGCCGTCGTTGAGCGCCTGGACGGCGCTGTTGGAATTGTCGAGCGCGTAGCTCCAGTGGCCGGAGGCATCGACCGTGTAGGTGCCGTAGTTGTGGTCGCCCGCCGTCGGCGCGGCAACCGCCTGGAAGCTGTTGGCGGCGTTGTCGACGTCGGTGTCGGTCAGCGTGCCGGTCGCGGTCGGCGTCCCGGCGGTGCCATTGTTGACGCCGCCGGCTTCGATGACGGCGCCGGTGATGTCGCCGGAAACCACGGCGGCGTCGTTGGTGCCGGTGATGGTGATGGTGACGAGCTGCGCGGTGCCGTCGGCGGTCTTGACCGTGAACGTGTCGGTCAGCTGCTGGCCGTCGTTGAGC
This genomic interval from Bradyrhizobium sp. CB82 contains the following:
- a CDS encoding type I secretion system permease/ATPase yields the protein MSTVGKRADEFGKLLRESQGHFVTAAIFSLAINLLYLAGPLYMLQVYDRVISSSSEITLLMLTIALLLAFAALAGLDAVRARVLTRTSLRLDRRIAPRVMTAIVDRSAKIGGARSQLLRDFDSFRQFITGTGIHAIFDVPWAPIYIAVIFCLHPFLGAFALASSVLLIATAFLNEWIVKPPLSEANDAASRNYGFTEMSLRNTEVVRAMGMTAGLLRRWSRDRNRMLERQVTASDRAATMQSLIRFLRLSMQSLILGLGAYLVIERLTTAGAMFAASILLGRALQPVEQIVGSWRSLVAARGAFLRVRELLHVNLQYEAGLTLPRPEGRISVEALSYAPPGSPKPVLRGVTFRIEPGEVLGIIGPSGAGKSTLARHIVGVQAPSAGAVRLDGSDVSTWIQSSLGQYLGYLPQDIELFADTVAANICRFNDGEDHDIIQAARVAGVHEMIVRLPRGYETQVGEGGAILSGGYRQRIGLARAVYGNPSLVVLDEPSSNLDAEGDAALADCIMELKKRGTTVIIISHRPVTIGVVDKLLVLREGVAEMFGPRSEILARLTRPVPVHAVQGAAS
- a CDS encoding sugar kinase; this encodes MSQTVAVLDIGKTNVKLALFDDGRLLWEKSAPNHVLPSPPYPHEDVESAWNFFLDALREAARTHRISAIVPTAHGAAGALISESELAAPVMDYEFTGVEVIEPDYARLRPPFSESLSPKLPAGLNLGRQLAYQKWRCPDLFAKARYFVGYPQYWTWRLAGAAVSEVTTLGAHTDLWAPRQGQVSSLVKALGVDHLLPPLRRAFNPLGPIKGEIAAVTGLAPETQVFCGIHDSNASLLPYLVSRQAPFTVLSTGTWVILMCVGLSLDQLDPRDDTLANVDALGRPIACGRFMGGREYAAIAGGGGNPDLDAIERVIASGAIALPCFCGHGGPYATTKGVIRGEVAACDRTALATLYCALVSDLMLTRMGAASGDLIVEGTFAGNLPFCQTLGALRQTQRVFAAEDAAGTARGAAMLAQWPPPYPIAAPTPIPIAPIAGLAAYRDAWTAQIGLIGR
- a CDS encoding HlyD family type I secretion periplasmic adaptor subunit, which gives rise to MPNDSIRHVAAAGWLIIALFFGGIGTWAVTAPLNGAVVANAVVKVDGNRKSVQHLDGGIVKELHVREGERVLAGDLLIVLDETQARAEYDVLSQQYVVLRATEARLLTELDHGSELVMPNDLRARSEDPYLKSVWNGQVSQFESRWKALDGQRSVIREKINQLGSQIVGANAQVKSFTDQIESVRNEARDIAPLVERGLIARPRILQLERTAYGLEGQIADTNANIAKARQAIAEQEQQTAQLDNDRMTDVTKDLRDTQAKLLEVIPKALSAKAVLSRMEIRAPYSGRVVGLNVFSVGGVIQRGDKILDIVPDEDSLTIEAQVSVEDISDVHPNTRAEVHLTAYKQRIVPIIHGDVIQVSADRLTDPKTNNPYYSAFVRIDQEELAAMPNIRLYPGMPATVMVPTVQRTAFEYIVGPLAMSFNQAFRQK